In Nitrosococcus oceani ATCC 19707, the following proteins share a genomic window:
- a CDS encoding decaprenyl-phosphate phosphoribosyltransferase produces the protein MRPQQWLKNSFVFVGMFFSHAWSDLPLIAQVIAMAVAFSLLSSAIYIINDLTDRESDRNHPIKQHRPLAAGIVGVGVAVRLAVILLMLSLGLGLWVSQAGLLILLGYAFMNLAYSFKLKHVVLLDVFIIAAGFLLRILAGTVGVGIPPSQWLVLCSLMLTLFLGFAKRRAEIMALREGKAEHRRVLAYYSPILLDKMITVTAACVLMSYGLYTMSPETIRVHQTENLIYTLPFVMYAIFRYIFLLHHRGKGGEPSRDLMRDPHILISVVGWMALTFWLIR, from the coding sequence ATGCGGCCTCAGCAATGGCTGAAAAATAGCTTTGTTTTCGTGGGCATGTTCTTCAGCCATGCTTGGAGCGATCTTCCCTTGATTGCTCAAGTGATCGCTATGGCTGTAGCTTTTTCTCTACTTTCCAGTGCTATCTATATCATTAACGATCTGACTGATCGGGAAAGTGATCGTAACCATCCTATCAAGCAGCACCGCCCCCTCGCTGCCGGTATTGTAGGAGTAGGGGTGGCCGTCCGCTTGGCGGTTATCTTGCTTATGCTTAGTTTGGGACTGGGTTTATGGGTTTCCCAAGCTGGGCTGTTAATCCTGCTGGGCTACGCTTTTATGAATCTTGCTTATTCATTTAAGCTTAAACATGTGGTGCTTTTAGATGTGTTTATTATTGCTGCGGGGTTTTTATTGCGTATTTTAGCAGGCACGGTTGGTGTGGGTATTCCCCCTTCTCAATGGTTAGTGTTGTGTTCTCTAATGTTGACTTTGTTTTTAGGTTTTGCTAAGCGTCGCGCTGAGATAATGGCGCTACGAGAAGGCAAGGCAGAACACCGTCGGGTGTTGGCTTATTACAGCCCTATTCTGCTTGATAAAATGATTACCGTGACTGCGGCTTGTGTCTTGATGTCGTATGGCCTCTATACCATGAGTCCGGAAACGATCCGGGTTCACCAAACTGAAAATCTTATCTATACATTGCCATTCGTAATGTACGCTATCTTTCGTTATATTTTTCTACTCCACCACCGGGGAAAGGGCGGAGAGCCTTCTCGTGATTTGATGCGCGACCCCCATATCCTGATTTCGGTGGTAGGCTGGATGGCCCTTACGTTTTGGTTGATCCGCTAG
- a CDS encoding HAD-IB family hydrolase: protein MKTDRNLPVVAAFDFDGTLTYGDSLLLFLRAVVGTRRFTRNMVDLAPILLAYKGGRLSNDEAKQRVLMRFLAGQELAGLEQIGRHFIQSTLPYLLRRRALQRLAWHQRQNHRCILISASLDLYLKPWAESMAFTEVLCSGLELTPTGLVTGRLSGKNCYGEEKLRRLAALLGERRRYRLYAYGDSRGDQALLDYADYPYYRRFPVERLP from the coding sequence ATGAAAACAGACCGCAATTTACCTGTGGTGGCGGCCTTTGATTTTGACGGCACGCTTACCTACGGGGATAGTCTGCTCCTTTTTTTGCGCGCTGTTGTTGGGACTCGCCGCTTCACCCGGAATATGGTGGATTTGGCGCCTATCTTGCTTGCCTATAAAGGGGGCAGGCTTAGCAATGATGAGGCCAAACAGCGAGTTTTAATGCGCTTTCTGGCGGGACAAGAACTTGCCGGTCTAGAGCAGATAGGGCGGCATTTTATTCAATCTACACTCCCTTACTTGCTACGTCGCCGCGCCTTACAGCGTTTAGCTTGGCATCAACGCCAGAATCATCGCTGTATTCTAATAAGTGCTTCATTGGATCTTTACTTGAAGCCTTGGGCTGAGAGTATGGCTTTTACGGAGGTGCTCTGTTCGGGTTTAGAGTTGACGCCTACTGGCTTGGTGACTGGGCGGTTGAGCGGAAAAAACTGCTATGGCGAGGAAAAACTCCGGCGCCTGGCAGCGTTACTAGGAGAACGTCGTCGCTATCGTTTATATGCTTATGGGGATAGCAGGGGAGATCAAGCATTGTTGGATTATGCCGATTATCCTTATTACCGTCGGTTTCCTGTGGAGCGCCTCCCTTGA